The DNA segment TGTTCATACATCCGCGCCAGTATCAGCTGTGCCTCGGTATGCCCCTGCTCTCCGGCCCTTTGATACCAGTCCGCGGCCTGAGTCTCGCTCGGCTTGAACCCCAGTCCCTGTTCGTAGAGACTGCCCAAACTGAACTGGGCCCGCACGTCGCCCTGTTCTGCGGCGCGCCTGTACCACTTTGCAGCCTGAGCATAATCCTGCTTCCTCCCCCTGCCGCTCTCATAGGCCAGGGCCAACGAGTGCTGGGCATGCACATATCCCTCTTCGGCCGCCTTCTCGTACCAGTCGGCAGCCCTGGACGGATCGGGAGGCCCAAGGGTACCGGAGGAACTCATTCTGCCGAGAGCGTACTGGGCCGCCGCGTCTCCCTGCCTAGCAGCCTTCATGTACCATTCGGCAGCCTTCTCGCGGCTGCCGAACAGCCCTCCGAACTCGTAAAGCCTCCCCACGCTCCTCTGCGCCGAGGGGTCTCCTCCCTCGGCCCTCTCCATCAGGTCCCTCGCGGCAAAGAAGAGAAAACCTCCGCCCGCAAGCAGGGCCAAGGAGAGAAAGAAGAATAACCAAGTGACAAAGCGCCTGATCCTGCCCCTGGGCCTGGCGGGTTTCTTCTGTTTTCTTCGCGAGGCGGCATGAGCGTCGGCTCGCTCCGACTCGGGCCTTTCAGGGGCTCGCGGGGTCGCTTTCGCATCGTAACTTGAAAAACGAACATCCCCCAGCAGGCCCTCCTTCAGCTCCCTCATGCTCTGGGGGCGATCCTCCGAGGCTAGCGAGAGGGCGCGCATCAGCGCGGCCTCCGCATAGCCGGGAATAGATATCCCCATGCTTATCGGCGATGGGAGCACGTCTTCCTCCAGCCTGTCGAGGGCATCCGCCGGGACCATCCCCGCGATGCACCGGTAGAAAGTGGCCGCCATGCCGTAGACGTCGGACCATGGGCCGAGCCTCCTGCTGCCCCTGTACTGCTCCGGCGGGCTGTAGCCCTTTTTGAGGATCACCGAGTGGTGGCGCTGCTGTATCAGGGAGAGCACTGTCTTTGACGCGCCGAAGTCCAGCAGCTTGATCTGCCCGAAGCGGGTCAGGAAAATGTTGTCCGGGCTTATGTCCCTGTGGATCAGTCCGGAGGCGTGCACTTCGTCGAGAGCGTCCATCAGCGGGGAGAGAATGGCGAAGGCCTCCCCGAAGGAGAGACGTCCTCCCCTCTCCTTTATATGCGCCATGAGGGTCCGTCCCTCGAGCAGGGTCATCACCATGTAGGCGGAGCCGTTCTCCTCGAAGAAGTCCTTCACCGAGACGATGCACGGGTTCCCCTCGAAGCGCGCGAGCGTCCTCGCCTCCTCGATGAACTTCTCCATCCCCTTGACGAAGTCCTCCCTGATCTCCTCCGATGCGTGGGTGACGGATCTGTCCTCGGGGTTTCGTATCGCGAGCCCGGTCGGGAAATACTCCTTGATAGCGAGCTTGGTCTTCAAAAGCAGGTCCATCCCCAAGTACGTCATCCCGAACCCGCCCTGCCCGATCAGCCTCCCCACGACATAGCGACCGTGTACGATCGTGCCCGGCTTCAACCGGTTCCAGTCGCCGTCGGTCGACTTGGATTCGCTGTAGCCGCAGGCAGGGCAGACGTCCTCCCCCCGGCCGGGGGAGAAGCAGGCAATGCAGAGAGAGTTCAGATCGGCGGAAAGAGGCCCGGTGGAGGGGTTGAGATCCCGGTGCTCTTCGGTCAACGGGATCACCCCTCGCTCACGAGGGCCAGACAAAGGACCGTGACATTGTCCTGAAAGGGACGCTTCTCCTCAAGGACTCGCTCCACAAGCGCGCTGCTCCACTCCTGCGGATCACGCGAATAGAGGGCGAGGATGGCCTCCTCGTCAAGCGTCTTGTACAGGCCGTCCGAGCAGAGAAGCAGGGTGAAGCCGTTCGGGGGAAGCCCCTCTCCGGAGCTCAGGAGAGACCCCCTGCCGATCCTTGGTATCTCGATGTTGCCGACATAGCTGATCAAGGCCTCCCTTCTCGGGTAGCTCAGCGCCTTCTCCCAATCTATGCGCCCCCTTCTCGCCGCCCTGTCCAGGTCGTTGCCGCACGTGTGATCCTCGGTCAACGGGGTGAGGCTCTGTCCATCGGTCATGTAGAGCCGGCTGTCGCCCGCGTAGACCCAATAGACGCCTCCCTCGTGGATTACAGCGGCGACAAGGGTGGCGCCGCAGTCGCCGATGTGTCCGATTTCCGTCGAAAAGCTATAGACTGCCTCGTTCGCATCCAGAATGGCCCTCTTGAGGGCCTCCTCGATCGTCTCGTCGAGCCCTTTCCGAGAGTATGACTCTATGAACTCGGCGACGGCGATTTTGGCTGCCTCTCCTCCGTCCGCGTGCCCGCCCATGCCGTCGGCCAACACAGCCAAGGCCCCTCCGTGCGCTAAAAAAGAGGCGTTTGAGAGGTCGCTGAAGGCAAAGGCATCCTGCTGCTCGCTCCTAGCGCCTATGTGCTGATGGTTGCCCGGCATGATCTTCATCTATGTCTACTCTCCTCGATGGATCTCGAACTCGTTGTTTTCATCGCCAAGGCGAAAACGACCGCCGGGTGCCATGGACACTGGAGCTGTCATGCGCATCCACTCCGCCCCCCGCAATATGTATACACCGTTCGTGGAGTTCAGGTCCTCCAACACCACGCCGCCGCTCACGGACCCGACCAGCCGCGCATGCAACCTGGACACGGCGGGGGACTGAATCACCAGGTTGCACCGAGCTGGGTCCCTCCCGAAGACCAGTCCCTCCGGCGGTATCGGTATTACCTGTCCCATGAAATTCCCGGCGATCACGAGGACCGACGCCTTTCTTACGGGCCTCTTCTGCCGGTGCCGCACGATAAAGAGAGCCCCCCACCCCCAAACCAGGCCGCCTCCCACCAGGAGTGCGCCTACCGCCAACGCAACATAGTGCAAGGATCATCAACTCCTCACGAGACGCCGATTATTCGTATTCTCAGCTCCGTCTTACCAAGAGTGAGACGATCTCCGTCCTCGATCGGGTAACTCGTCTCGATTGGCACGCCGTTGACCATCGTTCCATTGGAGGAATCCAGATCGCGCACTAAGAGCTTCCCGTCGGTATACTGCAATTCGCAGTGCTTGGCCGAGATCGTGGCATCGCCGGGGACGACCAGGACGGAGGGGGCTACTCTCCGCCCGAGAACCAGCCTGTCCCTTATCTCGGCTTTCAGGGGCGGGCCCGTGTAATTGGCGTCGAACGGCGTAAGCTCCACCCTCGCCGCAGGAGCGCCCGAAAGCAGACGGGTCTGTGCCGTTTCGTTCAATGCAGCGGCCGATTTTCTATCGCCCGAGCCTCGCCGTTTTACGTATACGAAACCGGCTACGACCAGAAGGATCACCCCCACTGCAACAAAAACGCTGCCCCAAACAAACGAACCGGGCTCGTCGGTTTCCGGCACAACCGGCGTAGATGGCGCAGGGGCCAGGACAAGCCTGATGTCCACGCCGTCCATAAGGGTACGGTCGCCCTCGGAGCATGAGAGCTCAAGCCTCTTGACGGTCGATTCCGGCCCGGTCTCGCTAAGCTCGGTCACGAGGACAAGCGCTTGGTCCAGGGAGGATGCCACAGTGTCGAAAACCTGGTTGAAGTGGGAGGTCCCGGTCCGGTAAAGCTCCCCTCCCGATCGTCTTGAAAACTCTCCGATTACCGAGAGGGCAGAGTCCTTCTCGTTTTTGGCCATTGTCCTCAGGACTCCGATCAACTCGCTGGAGACTCGGCCGTCCCAGGCCACTCCCCTGCTCTGCTGAAAGACCCTGATGGCGGCCGTCGTGCGCGGTCCCAACTTTCCGTCGACCGGCCCAGCGTCGTAGCCGAGTTCGTTCAAGAGCTGCTGCGCCGCTATTTTCCTGTTCGCGCTCTCCCTCTCGGGCGAGTCAAACAGGACGGAGTAGATGGGGATCGGATCCACCGCCAGCGCGGAACGGACCTCCTCGGCCGTGGCGCTTCCGGTCGACACCCTGAAGCCGTCGCTGCACAGCACGATGATCCTCCGGCCAGGCAGTCCCGCGCTCCTGGTCCTCGCCAGCTCGAGGGCACGAAGAACCGCCAGGTTCAGATCGGCGCGTTCGTCCTCCGGGGAGAGGGACTGCACTGCATATAAAAGCGCGTTCTGCTCGGCGGTGAAGCCCTGCGCCAAGGAAACCCCCTCCCCGAAAGAGATGACAGAGGCGCGATCACGAGGACCCAGCCTGCGGATCCAATCCGAAACGGCCTGTTGAAGCTCGACGAACCGCTCGCCTCCGACCGATGCGGACGTGTCTATCGCAAACAGAATCAGCAAGCCGTCGTCCACGGCGGAGTATCGCCGAACCTGCGATAAGGCGAGCGGCACCCCGCCGAGGGAGGCGGAAAGGTCTTCCGTGTCTGAGAGATCGCGAGGGGCCCCTTCTCGGTCAAGCAGGTCCGCGTAGACGGTCAACGACGGGTAGTCCAGCCAGGCCTGCCTTATCCCCAGGGACGACGGAGAAGCGAACGCCTCTCTCCCCAGGAGCAGTACTATGATCAGGGCCGCGAGGCGGCTCAGGCCTCCTGCTCTTCTTCCCATTGGAACTCTTCCCCGCACAGGGGTATGAACAGAAACTCGCTTCGCCCCATCTCCAGCCGATCGTAGGCGTTCAGCTTCTCGGAGGCCGACACTTCCTCCCCGTTCAGGTAAATCAGCCCGCGACCACTGCCCGCCTGCACCCTGAACGACCTCTTCTTGGGGTCGTAGACCACGAACGCGTGATCCACCCTCGATATGGTATCGTCGCTCGATATGCATACGTCCATCGAGTCGGCCCTGCCGATGGAATTCTTCTCCGACCTTATCCTGTAGTCGCGACCCCTGTCCGGCCCCTTGATGCATACAAACCAGCCTACCACAGGGTCGATGCCTATCTTTCTTTTTACGACGGCCACGGTATGCCCCTCGTCGATCGCGCTTTTAGAGGGAGGCGCGTCCTTGCGGGACAGCTTTATCGTAGATTCCTCCGCTCCGGCCGGGCGATTCTTCCCAATGTCGACCATGCGCGTCCTCTCCACCTCGTCCGACGGTAGCGCGCACCAAGGACAGGAGCTGTTTACATCCGGATCGTAGAAGTGCCCGTTGGGGCATCGTTTAATTGCCATTCATCACCACTCTCTTTCCTAACTCTGCAACCGCCGCGCCGCTACTCCTTCTCGTACGGCAGACCATCCGCTGCGGGAGGAGTCGATTTGCCGACAAAGCCGATCAGCACTGCCAATGTAAGCAGGAAGGGTATCATCGCCAGCAGCTGTGAAGGTATCGGAAAGAGCCTCTGCATGTCGGCCCTTCCCATGAAGACGGTCAGCCCTTGGGCGGAGCTGAAAAGCAGGCAGGCCGACAGGGTTCCGCCCGGCCTCCACTTCCCGAAGATCATCGCCGCGAGCGCTATGAAACCCTGCCCGCTGACAAGTGTCGCGCTGAAGCGCGAGACTATCGCCACGCTGAGAGCCGCCCCTCCGAATCCCGCGAGAACCCCGGACACAACGACAGCCATGTACTTGATCCCGAACACGTCGATGCCAAGAGTGTCCGCCGCCTTGGGATGCTCGCCTACCGCGCGGATCCTCAGGCCGATGCGGGTCCTGTACAGGACGAACCAGACGAGCAGCACCATCAGCAGCGCTATGTAGACGGTGGCGTACTGATTGAAGACCATGTCGAAAAAACCGTTCTGCTCGAAGACCCCGTTGAAAGGACGGGGGATCTTCGCATCAAGCGAAAGCGAGAGAGTCTGGGTCGCGCCGTCGAAGAAGTAGCGTGACAGGAAGAGAGCCAGCCCGGGCCCGATGAAGTTCATCGCTATCCCGGAGACTATGTGATCGGCCATGAAAGTCACACAGGCCACCGCGTGGAAGAGCGCCAGAAAACCGCCTGACAGCCCGGCGGCCAGGAAGCCCACCCACGCGTCGTTGGCGAAGTAGCCGACCGCCGCTCCCACGAACGCGCCCAGCGTCATCATACCCTCGAGTCCTATGTTGACCACCCCGGCGTTCTCCGAGACCAGCCCCCCGAGGGCCGTGAAGATCAGCGGTGCGGAGTACATGAGGGTGGTGGCCAGTATGAATGCAATGCTTTCAATCAGCATGAGACTCGCCTCTTTCCAGCCTTCTTCTCTGCAGCCTGCGCGCCGCTATCTGGACCATCCGGGGCATGGCCACAAAGAATACGATCGACCCTATGACTATGTTCACCACTTCAATCGGCGCCCTGAGGGCGAATTGGAGCTTCGACCCACCGTACTTCAGAGCTCCGAACAGCAGCCCGGCGGGAACGCAGCCTATCGGCGAGGCGTTGCCTATCAGGGCGACGGCTATCCCGTCGAAGCCCAGCCCCTCCATCGCCGCCAGCTCCGCCGCCTGGCGCGTCCATCCCAGCACGTGAAGGGCGCCCGCTGCTCCTGCAAGCCCCCCCGCTATCGCCATCGAGCAGATCATGCGCCTCTTTATATCGATGCCGACGTGCTCCGCGCAGTCCACGTTGTGCCCCACCGCCCTCAGCTCGTAGCCCAGGGTCGTCCTGTTGAGCAGCCACCAGCACAGAAACGCCAGGAGCAGGGCCACCAGGATGCCCGCGTTGAACGGGGTACGCAGGATATCGCTCCAGACAGGGTGGGCCGCTCGCCACAGCTTCCCTGCCTCGCTGATCTTCCAGACCGGCAGGAAATCAATTCGAGCCGAATCCAGGACGAAGGCGGTCGCCGTAGCCGCGGGGCGCTTGATCCCGGGCAGGGTGACGATGAAGTTGTTGAGATAGAGCGCGATCCAGTTCAGCATGATCGTCGCGATAACCTCGTTCACCCCGAAACGAGCCTTCAGATAACCCGCCGCACCCCCCCAGATCGCCGCCGCCGCTATACCGGCGAAAGCAGCGACGAACGAATGGATCACGGGCGGGAGATCGATGAACGCCCCCGCCAGCGCCGCGCCTAGCGCACCTATGATGAACTGCCCCTCGGCCCCTATGTTGAACAGACCCGTCTTGAAGGCGAAAGCCACCGACAGCCCCGTCATTATCAAAGGCGTCGCGTAGATGACGGTGTAGGACATATAGCTGGGCTTTGAAAAAATGCCGTCGATTATCACACGGTACGCCTTCAAGGGACTATACCCGCTGACGAGAAGGACCAGAGCCCCGACCAGCAGCCCGGTGAAGATGGAGAAGAGAGTCCTCGCCAGGGGAGAGGCGAAAAAGCCTCCCTTTCGCTCCTTAGACATGAACCGCCTCACCTCCCGCCATCAAGAGTCCGAGCTTCTTCTCATCGGCATCTTCTCGGTCGAGCACAGCAACGATCCTGCCCTCGAAGATGACCGCTATCCGGTCCGCCAGGCCAAGGGTCTCGTCCAGATCGAGGGATACGAGCAGGACCCCCTTGCCCTCGTTGCGCACCTGCACCAGCCTCTTGTGGACGTACTCTATAGCCCCCACGTCCAACCCCCTGGTGGGCTGCGATGCGATAAGAAGCTCCGGGCTTCTCGTTATCTCCCTTGCTAGGATCACCTTCTGCTGATTGCCCCCTGAGAGGGAGGACGCGAGGTAGCCCTCGCGCGGCGGCCGTATGTCAAATCGCTCTATCAAATCTCTCGCGTGCTCGCTGATCACCTCGGCATTCAGTATTCCCCTGTCGGAGAAGGGACACTCGGTTCGCTCCTCGAGGATAAGATTCTCGGCGACCGTAAAGGCGCCCACCAGCCCGCGCTTCTGCCTGTCCTCCGGTATCGCGGCGAGACCCATGGCAATTCTCCGTCCCGGTGTGAAGCCCTCTATTTCCACCCCCAGCAGGGAGATAGAGCCCGATTCGACGCGCCTCAGCCCCGTCAGGACCTCGACGAGCTCGGTCTGACCGTTCCCGTCCACTCCCGCAATGGCGAGAATCTCTCCTCGCCTGACCTCGAAGGAGATGCCGTTCAGGGCCTTCAGGCCGCGACTATTAAGGGCGTGGACACCCTTGAGACTCAGCACTGAATCACCGGGCCTGGCCCTGCTTTTGTCCACGTCGAAAGATACGGAACGCCCCACCATCATCTCGGCCAGGTCGCTCTCCGAGTGCGAGGCCACGTCCACGGTCCCCACCTTGATGCCTCTCCTTATCACCGTGCACCTGTCCGCCATGCTCTTAATCTCGCGCAGCTTGTGAGTGATTATGATCACCGTTTTCCCCTCGGCGGTGAGGTTTCTAACTATCATCCCCAGAA comes from the Synergistaceae bacterium genome and includes:
- a CDS encoding FHA domain-containing protein — translated: MAIKRCPNGHFYDPDVNSSCPWCALPSDEVERTRMVDIGKNRPAGAEESTIKLSRKDAPPSKSAIDEGHTVAVVKRKIGIDPVVGWFVCIKGPDRGRDYRIRSEKNSIGRADSMDVCISSDDTISRVDHAFVVYDPKKRSFRVQAGSGRGLIYLNGEEVSASEKLNAYDRLEMGRSEFLFIPLCGEEFQWEEEQEA
- a CDS encoding ABC transporter permease; this translates as MLIESIAFILATTLMYSAPLIFTALGGLVSENAGVVNIGLEGMMTLGAFVGAAVGYFANDAWVGFLAAGLSGGFLALFHAVACVTFMADHIVSGIAMNFIGPGLALFLSRYFFDGATQTLSLSLDAKIPRPFNGVFEQNGFFDMVFNQYATVYIALLMVLLVWFVLYRTRIGLRIRAVGEHPKAADTLGIDVFGIKYMAVVVSGVLAGFGGAALSVAIVSRFSATLVSGQGFIALAAMIFGKWRPGGTLSACLLFSSAQGLTVFMGRADMQRLFPIPSQLLAMIPFLLTLAVLIGFVGKSTPPAADGLPYEKE
- a CDS encoding protein kinase; the protein is MTEEHRDLNPSTGPLSADLNSLCIACFSPGRGEDVCPACGYSESKSTDGDWNRLKPGTIVHGRYVVGRLIGQGGFGMTYLGMDLLLKTKLAIKEYFPTGLAIRNPEDRSVTHASEEIREDFVKGMEKFIEEARTLARFEGNPCIVSVKDFFEENGSAYMVMTLLEGRTLMAHIKERGGRLSFGEAFAILSPLMDALDEVHASGLIHRDISPDNIFLTRFGQIKLLDFGASKTVLSLIQQRHHSVILKKGYSPPEQYRGSRRLGPWSDVYGMAATFYRCIAGMVPADALDRLEEDVLPSPISMGISIPGYAEAALMRALSLASEDRPQSMRELKEGLLGDVRFSSYDAKATPRAPERPESERADAHAASRRKQKKPARPRGRIRRFVTWLFFFLSLALLAGGGFLFFAARDLMERAEGGDPSAQRSVGRLYEFGGLFGSREKAAEWYMKAARQGDAAAQYALGRMSSSGTLGPPDPSRAADWYEKAAEEGYVHAQHSLALAYESGRGRKQDYAQAAKWYRRAAEQGDVRAQFSLGSLYEQGLGFKPSETQAADWYQRAGEQGHTEAQLILARMYEQGKGVSRSERAAAFWYGRAAASGSAHAQFVLGDMYDTGRGVDPDPVQAAKWYKKAAGQGHPEAQTALGRIYTGGTGVSRDDAKGAAWYRKAAEQGEISAQFGLGFCYEFGRGVPKDIDRAADWYGRAAAGGHALANVALERLSDKMKRGE
- a CDS encoding FHA domain-containing protein gives rise to the protein MGRRAGGLSRLAALIIVLLLGREAFASPSSLGIRQAWLDYPSLTVYADLLDREGAPRDLSDTEDLSASLGGVPLALSQVRRYSAVDDGLLILFAIDTSASVGGERFVELQQAVSDWIRRLGPRDRASVISFGEGVSLAQGFTAEQNALLYAVQSLSPEDERADLNLAVLRALELARTRSAGLPGRRIIVLCSDGFRVSTGSATAEEVRSALAVDPIPIYSVLFDSPERESANRKIAAQQLLNELGYDAGPVDGKLGPRTTAAIRVFQQSRGVAWDGRVSSELIGVLRTMAKNEKDSALSVIGEFSRRSGGELYRTGTSHFNQVFDTVASSLDQALVLVTELSETGPESTVKRLELSCSEGDRTLMDGVDIRLVLAPAPSTPVVPETDEPGSFVWGSVFVAVGVILLVVAGFVYVKRRGSGDRKSAAALNETAQTRLLSGAPAARVELTPFDANYTGPPLKAEIRDRLVLGRRVAPSVLVVPGDATISAKHCELQYTDGKLLVRDLDSSNGTMVNGVPIETSYPIEDGDRLTLGKTELRIRIIGVS
- a CDS encoding FHA domain-containing protein is translated as MHYVALAVGALLVGGGLVWGWGALFIVRHRQKRPVRKASVLVIAGNFMGQVIPIPPEGLVFGRDPARCNLVIQSPAVSRLHARLVGSVSGGVVLEDLNSTNGVYILRGAEWMRMTAPVSMAPGGRFRLGDENNEFEIHRGE
- a CDS encoding ABC transporter ATP-binding protein codes for the protein MRQATNSAAESAVEMRRITKRFGDFTANDRIDFEVRRGEVHALLGENGAGKSTLMNQLYGLYPPTSGEIFINGEQVHLGSPKNAIDRGVGMVHQHFMLVQPFTVTENIMLGQESTRAFGILDEARALEEVKALSERYGLSVDPHARIQDISVAMQQRVEILKCLYRGAEIIILDEPTAVLTPQEIEFLGMIVRNLTAEGKTVIIITHKLREIKSMADRCTVIRRGIKVGTVDVASHSESDLAEMMVGRSVSFDVDKSRARPGDSVLSLKGVHALNSRGLKALNGISFEVRRGEILAIAGVDGNGQTELVEVLTGLRRVESGSISLLGVEIEGFTPGRRIAMGLAAIPEDRQKRGLVGAFTVAENLILEERTECPFSDRGILNAEVISEHARDLIERFDIRPPREGYLASSLSGGNQQKVILAREITRSPELLIASQPTRGLDVGAIEYVHKRLVQVRNEGKGVLLVSLDLDETLGLADRIAVIFEGRIVAVLDREDADEKKLGLLMAGGEAVHV
- a CDS encoding serine/threonine-protein phosphatase, which codes for MKIMPGNHQHIGARSEQQDAFAFSDLSNASFLAHGGALAVLADGMGGHADGGEAAKIAVAEFIESYSRKGLDETIEEALKRAILDANEAVYSFSTEIGHIGDCGATLVAAVIHEGGVYWVYAGDSRLYMTDGQSLTPLTEDHTCGNDLDRAARRGRIDWEKALSYPRREALISYVGNIEIPRIGRGSLLSSGEGLPPNGFTLLLCSDGLYKTLDEEAILALYSRDPQEWSSALVERVLEEKRPFQDNVTVLCLALVSEG
- a CDS encoding ABC transporter permease, which gives rise to MSKERKGGFFASPLARTLFSIFTGLLVGALVLLVSGYSPLKAYRVIIDGIFSKPSYMSYTVIYATPLIMTGLSVAFAFKTGLFNIGAEGQFIIGALGAALAGAFIDLPPVIHSFVAAFAGIAAAAIWGGAAGYLKARFGVNEVIATIMLNWIALYLNNFIVTLPGIKRPAATATAFVLDSARIDFLPVWKISEAGKLWRAAHPVWSDILRTPFNAGILVALLLAFLCWWLLNRTTLGYELRAVGHNVDCAEHVGIDIKRRMICSMAIAGGLAGAAGALHVLGWTRQAAELAAMEGLGFDGIAVALIGNASPIGCVPAGLLFGALKYGGSKLQFALRAPIEVVNIVIGSIVFFVAMPRMVQIAARRLQRRRLERGESHAD